Below is a window of Hydrogenimonas sp. DNA.
AAATCGATTTTTCACACTTTCATAACCTTATTTTAACGAAGATGAGATAAAATATTCACATACTTTATTCACAGGTTGAAAAATGCTCGGAAACCAGATTTTGGAACTATTGAAGCAGGAGATTCCGCAGATTGAATATGAGCGCTACATAAAGCAGCTACAATATGACGAAGAGGCTTCAAGGTCCGATATAGCGGTATTTTATGCACCTAATCCGATTATAGCCAGATGGGTCGGTACCAGATATGCCCAGAAGCTCTCCCACCTTTTCGAACTTAAAACGGGTGTCAAGCCGAATGTTGTGGTGGAGGTAAAGAACAGGAAAAAAGGGCTATCCGCCGCGAAAAGAAGTGAATTGTCCGAAACCGCCGCGAAGAGTACGGCCAAGAGTACTATTTTGAATCCCTCATACACTTTCGAGAGCTTCGTGGTCGGAAGCTCCAACCAGTTCGCCTATACTGCCGCTTTGAGGGTGGCCGAAAAACCGGGCGAGCAGTACAACCCCCTATTCATATACGGCGGAGCCGGTCTCGGAAAGACCCACCTCCTTCACGCTATAGGAAACTTCAATCTCCAAAGAGGCAAACAGGTCATTTTCACCTCTTTGGAGCAGTTCATGAACCAGTTTACCCACCATCTGAGAAACCATACGATGGACCGCTTCAGAGACAAATACAGAAGCTGCGACATACTTCTTCTGGACGACATCCAGTTTCTCAGCCGCAAAGAGGAGACCCAAAAAGAGCTCTTCCACACATTCAACGAGCTTCACGGCGCCGGCAAACAGATAGTTATGACTTCCGACCAGCACCCGAAAAAGATCGCCGGGCTCGAAGAGAGGCTCAGAA
It encodes the following:
- a CDS encoding chromosomal replication initiator protein DnaA, with amino-acid sequence MLGNQILELLKQEIPQIEYERYIKQLQYDEEASRSDIAVFYAPNPIIARWVGTRYAQKLSHLFELKTGVKPNVVVEVKNRKKGLSAAKRSELSETAAKSTAKSTILNPSYTFESFVVGSSNQFAYTAALRVAEKPGEQYNPLFIYGGAGLGKTHLLHAIGNFNLQRGKQVIFTSLEQFMNQFTHHLRNHTMDRFRDKYRSCDILLLDDIQFLSRKEETQKELFHTFNELHGAGKQIVMTSDQHPKKIAGLEERLRSRFEWGLIVDIQPPELETKIAIIKKKCELNGIHLDNDIVNYIAANMGNNIREIEGIIIQLNAFANMMNQNITLEFAQNVVKNQLKERIENITIDDIVKVVSKELNVKPSEIKSKSRSKNIVAARRIVIYLARSLTPNSMPSLAQYFGMKDHTAVSHAMKKINELMDKDETFKAKVEELNHKITSATSQ